The following are encoded in a window of Mustela nigripes isolate SB6536 chromosome 3, MUSNIG.SB6536, whole genome shotgun sequence genomic DNA:
- the KCNJ13 gene encoding inward rectifier potassium channel 13 produces MDGSNCKVIAPLLTQSYRRMVTKDGHSTLQMDGAQRGLAYLRDAWGILMDMRWRWMMLVFSASFVVHWLVFAVLWYVLAEMNGDLELDHDAPPENHTICVKYITSFTAAFSFSLETQLTIGYGTMFPSGDCPSAIALLAIQMLLGLMLEAFITGAFVAKIARPKNRAFSIRFTDLAVVAHIDGKPNLIFQVANTRPSPLTSVRVSAVLYQERENGELNQTSVDFHLDGISSEECPFFIFPLTYYHSIIPSSPLATLLQHESPPHFELVVFLSAMQEGTGEICQRRTSYLPSEIMLHHCFASLLTRGSKGEYQIKMENFDKTVPELPTPLVSKSPNRTDLDIRINGQSMDNFQISETGLTE; encoded by the exons ATGGATGGCAGTAACTGCAAAGTTATTGCTCCTCTTCTAACTCAGAGCTACCGGAGGATGGTCACCAAGGACGGCCATAGCACACTTCAAATGGATGGTGCTCAAAGAGGTCTTGCATATCTGCGAGATGCTTGGGGAATCCTAATGGACATGCGCTGGCGCTGGATGATGTtggtcttttctgcttcttttgttGTTCATTGGCTTGTCTTTGCAGTGCTCTGGTATGTTCTAGCTGAGATGAATGGTGATCTGGAACTAGATCATGATGCCCCACCTGAAAACCACACTATCTGTGTGAAGTACATCACCAGTTTCACAGCTgcattctccttctccctggagACACAACTCACAATTGGTTACGGTACCATGTTCCCCAGTGGTGACTGTCCAAGTGCAATCGCCTTACTTGCCATACAAATGCTCCTAGGCCTCATGCTAGAGGCTTTTATCACAg GTGCCTTTGTGGCGAAGATTGCCCGGCCAAAAAATCGAGCTTTCTCAATTCGCTTTACAGACTTAGCAGTAGTAGCTCACATAGATGGCAAACCTAATCTAATTTTCCAAGTGGCCAACACTCGACCTAGCCCTCTGACCAGTGTCCGGGTCTCAGCTGTACTCTATCAGGAAAGAGAAAACGGTGAACTCAACCAGACCAGTGTGGACTTCCATCTTGATGGCATCAGTTCTGAGGAATGTCCATTCTTTATCTTTCCACTAACCTACTATCACTCCATTATACCATCAAGTCCTCTGGCTACTCTGCTCCAGCATGAAAGTCCTCCCCACTTCGAATTAGTTGTGTTCCTCTCAGCAATGCAGGAAGGCACTGGAGAAATATGCCAAAGGAGGACGTCCTACCTACCCTCCGAGATCATGTTACATCACTGTTTTGCCTCTCTGTTGACCCGGGGTTCCAAAGGTGAATATCAAATCAAGATGGAGAATTTTGACAAGACTGTTCCTGAACTTCCAACTCCTCTAGTCTCCAAGAGCCCAAACAGGACTGACCTGGACATCCGTATCAACGGACAAAGCATGGACAATTTTCAGATCTCGGAAACAGGACTGACTGAATAA